The DNA window tggcgtgctgcagtccttggggtcgcaaagagttggacacaactgagcgactgaactgaactgaactgatgcactaGAATAttattcttctataaaatggaaataagtatGGATACACACATGTAGAAATTTTGGATAAAACCCTGctacacaaaagaccacatattacaGAATACCTTTTATATGAAttatctagaataggcaaatacATAGATATAGAAAGGAGGTTATTGTCTGCCAGAggctgagggagggaggaatggggagtgactgctcaGGTCTGGGGTTTCTTTCCTGAGTGCTGAAACTGTTTTGGATCAGATAGCGGTAATGGTTGCACAGCTCTGCAGATATACCAGAAAATACCAAATTGTGTCAGATTTTTATAacatgtgaattatattttaacaaatcTGTTACAAAAAGTCTAAGGAGAGGTAGAATacttttcaaaaacttaaaaagaggGCATTTatcatattaatcaaattaaatgtCTTACAAAATAATTCTTGTCTGATTTCCAGATACTGGCAATcaaatgtttgtttttgatgGGTTACTTTTTCATACAAAAGTGAATGCTACCTATATTACTACCTGTGACCTAAAATGATTTCCTGGTCTCCTAGGCTAGTGCGAATCTGGGAAGAAAGAGTAAGCTTAACCAAGCTAAGAGAAAAGGTCACCAAGGAAGATGGAAGAGTCATTTTGAAGATAGAAAAAGAGGAATGGAAGGTAAGCTTTATAGAagcaatattttttatatttttcattgtgtGGGAGAGTTGAGAGAATGATTCTTAGACTATGTGCTTAAGTCTGAAATAGTTAGGAATTCTGATTTTAATAGTGTATAATACCAAATGAATTTGGGCAACGGGAACTGAAAATGAACATAACGTCCCAACTTTTTTGTGCAAAAATTCAACCAATGTGCTTTAATGCTGCCCAGATTTAAgtcatttgtaatattttctcCACTAATCCTTCTGataagcattttctcattttccataaAGACTGTCTGCTTAACAAAAATCGTATTACTTTCCAAAGCTAATGCTCAGTTAAAAGTTCACAAAATGgaaatgtatattaatttttcttaGGTCCACAATCGGATTCATAttaccttctctttttctccttccctccctctctctttctctacacacacacacacacatatacaagcaCATACctgtttaatttttgtatgttagGCCTAGTCTAATTTTAACACCTTTATCCCTTAATTCAGTGTTTGTCTTCATATACATCGGTATATTTAGCTAGGTGGTTACCGCCTTTGTCTTTTGGCTTCTTTAGGCTGATGGAGAAAAGGCATAGAGTTCAGAATAGTTGAAACTTTAAAActcttaatttaaaagaaaattgtctTTAAAACACTATACTATTTTggaacagaaaggaaaggaactttcctggtggtccactgggtaagaatccacatgccaatgcaggggacatgggtctatccctggtcctggaagatgcCATATGCCCTGGGGCACCTGAGTCTGTGTGCTGCGACTATTGAAGCCTGCCtgcttagagcctgtgcttctcAACATGAGAGGCCACAGCAACTAGCgactagcccccactcaccgcaactagagaaagcctgcgtgcggcaataaagacccagagcagcccaaaataaatagatcattttaaaaaaagaaagggaagtttgaattattaaaatgatcttttttttctataatttcaaTTAACCACCATATTCTCATTTTCAATAACATATGTACTCTCATTAGGCCTAATAAAGAATCTTTAGAACACAGCTCTATGTGTGAGCAATATTGACTAAAAtaccttaattttatttatgctaTTCTGACTGGGGTTTGAAGGTTCAGCGTCCCCCCACTCCCGAAAGTAAAGTTCTTAAAACTTAGAAGTAGCACAAATCACTTGGAAATGTaactcattaaagaaaaaatattcctaATTTCTTTTACAAATCAAGTTATATCTCTACAACCACATCTCAATGTGGCATGATCCTGAGATAATTTAAGTAACATAGTAACCCTGTCCTTTCTTTTATCTGAGTTTAGACTCTCCCTTCTTCTCTGCTAAGACTGAGTCAGCTACAGGAATGGCAACTTCATAGAACTGGCTTGCTAAAGATTCCTGAATTCATTGGAAGGTTCCAGAACCTTATTGTGTTAGATTTATCTCGAAACACAATTTCAGAGATACCTCGAGGAATTGGTAAGGAAGATTGCTTCTACTCCTGTGTTTTTTATTGAGAATTTCTTTTGCTACATGGAATAAAGATCTCATCTTTATATAGTCCTGCATCTTGAGAAAACTGAACATCTGAATTGAAGCTTCCAGGGGATTCAAGCTTCTGGGTTTACTGAGGTGATTCGAGACGAGATTTTAATGCAAGAAAAGTCTCTTTAGAAATAATATTGTATTGATTCTGGAAACAATATTGTTAGTTCAGTTATTCCTTATACAAGGGAACTGACTGAAGACAAGCAAGAAAAATTAGATTAAATTCTTTAAATGGGGAGGCGGGGGAGTCCCCAGATGGAAAACTGGTCAGGATATGGTACAGATAAAccagaacaaaaattttttttttcctgtactgaTAAATCATCTGCTCCTTTTCTGAAGAAGGGGAAGGACACATATCAGGAAATGCGAATTTCCCAATTTGAACCTGGAAAGTTAGTTATCCTGTAATATTTAATAACTGGAAACAGTATTTTATATCCCTCTGCTATTTATTGTGTATTATTTTTCCATAGGACTGCTCACTAGACTTCAGGAACTGATTCTTAGTTACAACAGAATCAAAACTGTCCCCATGGAACTAAGTTACTGTGCCAGCTTGGAGAAACTTGAACTTGCTGTTAACAGAGACCTAAGTGATCTTCCACAAGAGGTCAGAATGATGTAAATGCTTATGATTATATTTTCCATCTACTAGTGATTTACTTCTCCCCTGTATGGTCACTAAAAATAACACTAATGaaaaaatgctataaattttatttcagaaaatatttagagaaaacaatttattgggatggggaacacatgtaaatccacggctgattcatgtcaatgtatggcaaaaaccactacaatactgaaaagtaattagcctccaactaataaaaataaatgaaaaaaaattattattataaagcatctttttaattaGAGAAAGACCTATTTAGCATAAAAGATATTTCTATTATTGGTATAGTACTGACATTATTTGTTGACTAGACTGTGATCTCCTTGAAGGCCAGAGTGAGAATCTTGTTTTTATTCCCAGAATTGAAGGCTCAGCTTAGTATGAAGTCATTATGTAATACTTACTGAATGAATGTCCCTATCATAAAGCACAGGCAGTGTGGTGATAGAAAAACTCtttttatttgttggtttttATAGATGAGATATAGGTGAAATGAAAAAACATGAATTCTTCAGATTAGGAAGTGTATTTGCTAGCTTCCCAGGCTCTACCAAGGAAAAGCCAAGGCAATGGGCTCGTGAAgccttcaaacttttttttttccatttatttttattagttggaggctaattactttacatcattgcagtggtttttgtcatacattgaaatgaattagccatggatttacatgtattccccatcccggtcccccctcccaccttcaaacttttaTTGGTATATCTTGTTATTGGTAAAACTGATCATAGAGAgacttttgtattattttttcaagcATATTTAAGGCTCTTATGAATCAGCAAAGGAAATTTTCATGGTGCTTTGCCTAGAAAACAATGATTTTGCAGAATAAGatttatgtaaaagaataaaactcaagACTATTCCCCTTTCCCATTTTGTCTTGGTTATCATACTTAATTATGATGAAAATCATGATCACAGGGACAATTTCTTTTTATCTAAGAGAGGgccaataaatatttcatttctaattcctaactattgtgattttgtttttagcTTTGGTTCTGTCAGTAAAAAGTGAATTTGGGCGTGTCTAATAACCTATCTTAACCTTAATGTCTTTACTTAAAGATAAAGGTTTTATAGGAACAAATACTGAACTGAGATTATGAGCCTGGAATTATTTCTAAGTGTGGCCTTTAAGTAGCCGTGTGGCCTTGAACATACCACCACATAACTTACATCTGTTTTCACATATGCAAAATGAAGATTTAGATTATATGGTTTTAATATCTTTCTTCATTCTTCTAAAACCAAAGGATCTTAGTACCATTGAGAAATCCTGTTACAGGAGATGTACCTCTAAGCCATTAAGATGAATACACTGTAACACACAAACATAATTATGCTAAtgcaaaaataatctttttatatACAATTCTGAACCatctgaaaaatttaaaatctgaTGACAAGTTTtgaagaagtattttttttttcatcacttgATTCTAAAGCTGGAGAAATATCACCTACTAAATGGAAAACTGCTTTTTTGCATTACCCATAATCACTGTATCTCtgcattttttgaagttttagttAAAGTTGTGGAATGAATCTGAATGTGCCCTGGgacagaaagaaaacatagaattGCCTAGCTAAATAGAGAATCTTTTGTAAAACTTAACTGAATTCctacattttgaaattttcactacagaagagaaatttagaaattttgtgACTTTAGGTCCATGAAAACTTGAGTGCACATCATAGCTGGTCTCTCTAATGGTCGGTCACATGGTCTCTCTAAACCATTTTGTCCGTAAAAGGGGAAAAAGGTACTAACTTTGTAAAGTTGATGACTAAACTAGAGCTGTATGCATCAACATGAATTCATATAAACACTGACACTGAGAGAAAAAAGCAAGTTAAAGATAAGTATAGTATCATTgttaaaacatgtaaaaagataattttgtttctgaaaaaatacacataatagtaatatatatagagaaaaacatagaaaacatatatttatgtatagtaataaaaacatttgaaaatgcaTGGGAATAGGAATAATAGATACCAAATTCAGGATAGAGTTATCTTtcaagaggaagaagggagatgTATATAGAGGGCAGTGATATCAATATATTTGCTTTCTTAAGCTGAGCACACTGGTGCTGTTAGTCTTAATCaactttttattgatttttcatttaaaaaatggaatttacCAAACAGTAAATTCTATGACTGAGGTAACGTGTAAAGCATCAGGCACAAAAATAGAGGGTTTAACAAAGATAACTATTATTCTGAACTTTGGGTTTTCCCAAGAAAATCTTGACTACTAGATAAAAGGGAAACATGTTTactcacagaaagaaaacaaaaaagcttcTGCCAGGTGGGTTCTCTAAACCCTGGAGCTTGGTGATTTTGGAAGATATGTTTTCTTTGAGCAGATGAACTTTCTATGAGAGCTGTTATCTGGAGGTTATTTAGCTTTATTGTTCTCTCAAATTTACTATGGATTTCTATGACTAAATAAAACCCAAGCATAACGTAAACACTCCTTGATGTGAAATATCTCCTTTACCAGTGTGAGTGTTGTAGTAGGTTACATTGCGGACATTTTGAAAAACTTTGCCTTCCTCTTCAGCTCAGCAATTTGTTAAAGCTTACTCACCTTGATTTGAGTATGAACCTCTTTACTACAATCCCTCCTGCTGTACTGAACATGCCTGCCCTTGAGTGGCTTGATATGGGAAGCAACAGACTTGAACAACTTCCTGATACTATAGAAaggtaaaataacttttttttttttttttactaccgaGAGATGTGTTGAAGCCATCTatgacaacaaacaaaacaaaggagaCCCCGGAGATAATCATTCACAATAGATGTTTAGTGCTACTTTGGATTCCATCTCTGGtccggggaactaaaatcccacaagccatggggtGCAGACAAAAAAAGGAGGGGGCATGAGGTTTGGGACAGAAAAACGGGCTTTCTGACATCAACAAATGGACAATATGCCACAATAACAACATTGCTTAGTGCCTGCTCTGTGCAGTTTAAAAACTGATTGAGGAAACTGATGTAGAGATGTTAGTGAATTGCTGAAGATCACAGTTAGTGTGACAGCtatgatttgaacccaggcacctACAccctccagtggctcagctgtaaagagtCCGCTTGCAATGCAAGTGatgtggggtttgatccctgggtctggaagatcccctggagaaggaaatggcaaccgaccccagtattcttgcctgggaaatcccatggacagaggagctcggtggGCTCTAGTCCCCTGCGGTCTCAAAAGCATCAGATATTTTAGTGCCTAAACACCTGCACCCTGGCCTGAGTCCACGCTGTTAAACAATGTGCATACTTGCCTTGCTCTAAATGGGCATATTAATAATTTGAGTTTGCTTTTAAGATTCTAATTCAGATTAGATAACATTTTAGCAGTTATGCAAGAAATCCTATGAAATAGTGAAGAATTATAGAATACCTTGATTTCATTTCTACTACTACATGAGAGTTGTACTGTAGATGGAGATTAGTTCCCTGATCCAGTTTCCCTAAAATCAGGTAATGTAAAGTCAGTTAACTCAGGTAGACTGGTTAAACGAGATATTATATAGtatgacattaaaatttttttaagttaataagaACCAGGGTTTTCATATTATATGTGATTAATCACAGAAACCTTTTTAATTCTTCAGAATGCAAAATCTACATACATTATGGCTGCAACGGAATGAAATAACATGTTTGCCAGAAACAATCAGCAGTATGAAAAATCTGAGTACTCTTGTTCTCAGCAACAATAAACTGCAAGATATTCCAGAGTGTATGGAAGAGATGACCAATCTAAGGTAAAATTTGTAGACACAGAACTCACATGTTCCTTTCCAGCTGCAGAacaaaataatatgaagaaaTTGCTAAGAATAGATTTGAGTTCTCattcacataaataaatacatttaaaaatctcttccaACTTTGAAGTGCTATAATTTATAAATAGGATTCATATAATACTTGCCTAAATTACTCAAGAATCCTTGAAACTAAAACAGTAGTGGGATTTATCAGCTTTAAGGAATGCCCTCTGTTGGTGACATCTTCCTGAAAATCATCTTTATAATTGCTAATAAACTTTATCCATGATATAAATACCAAAACCATAAGAACAGtgattattttccttctaaaTAACTACAAATGGACACAGGCAATGTTAAATATAACTTTTTACTAAGTTAATTACTAACAGATCTTCCT is part of the Odocoileus virginianus isolate 20LAN1187 ecotype Illinois chromosome 5, Ovbor_1.2, whole genome shotgun sequence genome and encodes:
- the LRRC39 gene encoding leucine-rich repeat-containing protein 39 isoform X2; the encoded protein is MSENVVSTGAVNAVKEVWEKRIKKLNEDLKQEKEFQQKLVRIWEERVSLTKLREKVTKEDGRVILKIEKEEWKTLPSSLLRLSQLQEWQLHRTGLLKIPEFIGRFQNLIVLDLSRNTISEIPRGIGLLTRLQELILSYNRIKTVPMELSYCASLEKLELAVNRDLSDLPQELSNLLKLTHLDLSMNLFTTIPPAVLNMPALEWLDMGSNRLEQLPDTIERMQNLHTLWLQRNEITCLPETISSMKNLSTLVLSNNKLQDIPECMEEMTNLRKINVHFYGTYKNTVFW
- the LRRC39 gene encoding leucine-rich repeat-containing protein 39 isoform X4, encoding MSENVVSTGAVNAVKEVWEKRIKKLNEDLKQEKEFQQKLVRIWEERVSLTKLREKVTKEDGRVILKIEKEEWKTLPSSLLRLSQLQEWQLHRTGLLKIPEFIGRFQNLIVLDLSRNTISEIPRGIGLLTRLQELILSYNRIKTVPMELSYCASLEKLELAVNRDLSDLPQELSNLLKLTHLDLSMNLFTTIPPAVLNMPALEWLDMGSNRLEQLPDTIERMQNLHTLWLQRNEITCLPETISSMKNLSTLVLSNNKLQDIPECMEEMTNLRKET
- the LRRC39 gene encoding leucine-rich repeat-containing protein 39 isoform X1, which gives rise to MSENVVSTGAVNAVKEVWEKRIKKLNEDLKQEKEFQQKLVRIWEERVSLTKLREKVTKEDGRVILKIEKEEWKTLPSSLLRLSQLQEWQLHRTGLLKIPEFIGRFQNLIVLDLSRNTISEIPRGIGLLTRLQELILSYNRIKTVPMELSYCASLEKLELAVNRDLSDLPQELSNLLKLTHLDLSMNLFTTIPPAVLNMPALEWLDMGSNRLEQLPDTIERMQNLHTLWLQRNEITCLPETISSMKNLSTLVLSNNKLQDIPECMEEMTNLRFVNFRDNPLKLEVTLPPSENIDEEEERELFGLQFMHTYIQESRRAGNQVNC
- the LRRC39 gene encoding leucine-rich repeat-containing protein 39 isoform X3; the encoded protein is MWLVRIWEERVSLTKLREKVTKEDGRVILKIEKEEWKTLPSSLLRLSQLQEWQLHRTGLLKIPEFIGRFQNLIVLDLSRNTISEIPRGIGLLTRLQELILSYNRIKTVPMELSYCASLEKLELAVNRDLSDLPQELSNLLKLTHLDLSMNLFTTIPPAVLNMPALEWLDMGSNRLEQLPDTIERMQNLHTLWLQRNEITCLPETISSMKNLSTLVLSNNKLQDIPECMEEMTNLRFVNFRDNPLKLEVTLPPSENIDEEEERELFGLQFMHTYIQESRRAGNQVNC